In Doryrhamphus excisus isolate RoL2022-K1 chromosome 7, RoL_Dexc_1.0, whole genome shotgun sequence, one genomic interval encodes:
- the cntn1b gene encoding contactin 1b isoform X4 encodes MTSAIYLLLVLVSSASITVAILFGEPRIFGEEATGYGPIFEEEPVDVVYTEDSPDGRISMNCRARANPPATYRWRRDNWEIKLMEQPDEHYSLVGGNLVISNPRQKKHAGTYICVARNIYGTVISKEARVKFGFLKEFPQEERDPVYVKEGQGAVLLCVPPKAWPEEVSYRWIFNEFPVFLNMDRRRFVSQQTGNLYISKVEAQDAGNYSCFVSSPIIGKSVFSKFIPLIPLPPDDGEERKYPAGIRVKFPDTTALLASNITLECFALGNPIPHIVWRKVDHTDLPANHEISESGAILHLYNVQYEDAGSYECEAINTKGKDWHKAWLYVESAPEWAETINNTQMDIGSEHTMRCVASGKPFPFIRWYKDGYMSGKGELKFSSLTFDDSGMYQCVAENYWGIKYANAELRVIACAPTFEFNPLKKQLLGAKDSRVVIECKPRAAPRPRFTWTKGKELLFNNSRISIMFDGSLEILNATVNDEGVYTCFAENDRGKANSSGYLTITEATSIKVAPEDTEVKVGDQVVLSCSASYDPMLDITFIWAVDLRVIDFHAEWQHFERIMSEDGSGNLRIKNVQIWHEGRYTCTAQTVVDSDTAYADLKVVGVPGPPGVIRVEDIGDTWVKLLWSKGSDHNSPILHYTVQTRHYWALHEDDWRNATTSPTFLDGTVERADVTDLYPWMEYQFRIIATNEYGSGEASIPSLKVKTWDAPPVVSPTDVEGYGGRNGEIVITWTPVEPWYFYGKKFGYIVAFKPHDAYDWWYETISDPETRRYVHKDSFFIPTEEDFQVREFQVKIKSFNVKGDGPYSLTKVIYYPRDVPIEPPTDVYARPVSSTEALVWWLPVVDTGTGLQQYIEGYQVKYWRKYDDTEPGANRIFVSATVNQTRLENMLPDSHYLIEVRAFNGAGLGPPGEHCEMFTKRSPPPDPPRMWRFISWTGMWLYVWWEHVQYDWFGNVSFPLYYKVMFRKTGYIYGKVYVTGWHFMDFPMPQFGDYELMVRGRYEGGDGPVRTIRLLGKASVTTPTLGLTCAALVALWQL; translated from the exons ATGACTTCTGCTATTTACTTGCTTCTGGTCCTCGTTTCTTCGGCCTCCATCACAG TGGCCATCCTGTTTGGGGAGCCCAGGATATTCGGAg AGGAAGCTACAGGCTACGGCCCCATCTTTGAGGAGGAGCCGGTGGATGTGGTCTACACCGAGGACTCCCCTGATGGAAGGATCTCCATGAACTGCCGTGCCCGAGCCAACCCGCCGGCGACCTACAG GTGGCGCCGTGACAACTGGGAGATCAAACTGATGGAGCAGCCGGATGAGCATTACAGTCTGGTGGGGGGCAACCTGGTCATCAGCAACCCCAGACAGAAGAAGCATGCCGGCACGTACATTTGCGTGGCCAGGAACATCTACGGCACCGTCATCAGCAAGGAGGCCCGAGTCAAGTTTGGAT TTCTGAAGGAGTTTCCTCAAGAGGAGAGAGATCCTGTTTATGTTAAGGAAGGACAAGGCGCCGTTCTGCTGTGTGTCCCCCCAAAAGCTTGGCCAG AGGAGGTGAGCTACCGCTGGATCTTCAACGAGTTCCCCGTGTTCCTCAACATGGACCGCCGCCGCTTCGTCTCCCAGCAAACGGGGAACCTGTATATCTCCAAGGTGGAAGCTCAGGACGCGGGGAACTATTCCTGCTTCGTCTCCAGTCCCATCATCGGGAAGAGCGTCTTCTCCAAGTTCATCCCGCTCATCCCTTTGCCGCCTGATGATG GTGAGGAAAGAAAATACCCGGCAGGTATCAGGGTGAAGTTCCCAGACACGACCGCCTTGCTAGCCTCCAACATCACGCTGGAGTGCTTTGCTCTCGGCAA TCCCATTCCTCACATCGTGTGGAGAAAAGTGGACCACACTGATCTTCCAGCCAATCATGAGATCAGCGAATCAGGCGCCATCCTGCACCTCTACAATGTCCAATATGAAGACGCGGGGAGTTACGAGTGCGAGGCCATCAACACCAAAGGGAAAGACTGGCACAAGGCGTGGCTTTACGTGGAAT CTGCTCCAGAGTGGGCCGAGACCATCAACAACACCCAAATGGACATCGGATCAGAGCACACCATGCGCTGTGTTGCATCAGGGAAGCCCTTCCCGTTCATCCGCTGGTACAAAGATGGCTACATG TCCGGCAAAGGCGAGTTAAAGTTTTCCAGCTTGACATTTGATGACTCCGGCATGTACCAATGTGTAGCGGAGAACTACTGGGGCATCAAATACGCCAACGCGGAGCTGCGAGTGATCG CGTGCGCTCCGACGTTCGAGTTCAACCCACTGAAGAAGCAACTCCTGGGCGCTAAAGATAGCCGCGTGGTGATAGAGTGTAAACCCAGAGCGGCGCCCAGGCCTCGTTTCACGTGGACCAAGGGCAAAGAGCTGCTCTTCAACAATTCACG CATCTCCATCATGTTTGATGGCAGCCTGGAGATCCTCAACGCCACCGTAAATGATGAAGGCGTCTACACGTGCTTTGCAGAGAACGACAGAGGGAAGGCCAACAGTTCTGGTTACCTCACCATCACAg AGGCGACCAGCATTAAGGTGGCTCCAGAAGACACTGAGGTGAAAGTCGGGGACCAGGTGGTTCTGTCCTGCTCGGCCTCCTACGACCCCATGCTGGACATCACCTTCATCTGGGCCGTGGACTTAAGAGTCATCGACTTCCACGCCGAGTGGCAACACTTTGAACGCATCATG AGCGAAGACGGCAGCGGGAACCTGAGGATCAAGAACGTGCAGATCTGGCACGAGGGTCGCTACACGTGCACGGCTCAGACCGTGGTGGACAGCGACACGGCGTACGCCGACCTCAAGGTCGTAG GTGTTCCGGGGCCTCCTGGTGTGATCCGCGTGGAGGACATCGGGGACACGTGGGTCAAGCTGCTGTGGTCTAAAGGATCGGATCATAACAGCCCCATTCTGCACTACACCGTTCAAACCCGACACTACTGGGCTCTGCATGAGGACGACTGGAGGAACGCCACCACCT CTCCAACCTTCCTTGACGGCACTGTGGAAAGGGCAGACGTCACAGACCTGTATCCCTGGATGGAGTATCAGTTCCGCATCATCGCCACCAATGAGTACGGTTCTGGAGAGGCCAGCATCCCCTCCTTGAAGGTCAAAACATGGGACGCTC cACCAGTGGTCTCGCCCACAGATGTGGAGGGGTACGGCGGTAGAAATGGCGAGATAGTCATCACGTGGACG CCCGTGGAGCCGTGGTACTTCTACGGCAAAAAGTTTGGTTACATCGTGGCCTTCAAGCCTCACGACGCGTACGACTGGTGGTACGAGACCATCTCCGACCCGGAGACGAGGCGCTACGTTCACAAGGACTCCTTCTTCATCCCCACCGAAGAAGACTTCCAGGTTCGGGAGTTCCAGGTCAAGATAAAGTCGTTTAACGTGAAGGGAGACGGTCCTTACAGCCTCACCAAGGTCATCTACTACCCAAGAGATG TCCCCATCGAGCCTCCGACGGACGTCTACGCCAGGCCGGTGTCCTCCACGGAAGCTCTGGTGTGGTGGCTCCCGGTGGTGGACACGGGAACCGGCCTGCAGCAGTACATTGAAGGCTACCAG GTGAAATACTGGAGAAAGTATGACGACACAGAACCGGGAGCCAATCGCATTTTTGTCTCGGCAACGGTGAACCAAACCAGGCTGGAGAACATGCTGCCCGACTCCCACTACCTCATCGAGGTGCGAGCCTTTAACGGAGCCGGACTCGGCCCGCCTGGGGAACACTGCGAGATGTTCACCAAAAGATCAC CACCGCCAGATCCTCCCAGGATGTGGCGCTTCATCTCCTGGACGGGAATGTGGTTGTACGTGTGGTGGGAGCACGTCCAGTACGACTGGTTTGGGAACGTGTCCTTCCCTCTCTACTACAAG GTCATGTTTCGAAAGACGGGTTACATCTACGGGAAGGTGTACGTCACCGGGTGGCACTTCATGGACTTCCCCAT